The Lycium barbarum isolate Lr01 chromosome 12, ASM1917538v2, whole genome shotgun sequence genome includes a region encoding these proteins:
- the LOC132624927 gene encoding anthocyanidin 3-O-glucosyltransferase 5-like has protein sequence MDSSKLHVAILSSPGMGHLIPVLVLGNRLATHHNIKITILAITTSSSLTETQFLKKSHEKETIEIIPIPSVDISHLIDSSTKLFTRFRILVREALPEIRSVIASMTHRPNALIVDIFCTQILPIAEEFNIPKYAYHPTTSWTLALFIYCQVFDKEIEGEYVDLKEPLKIPGCKALRPEDVVDPMLDRRNQQYEEYVKLGVEYTHFDGVLINTWEDLEPETIKALRNNDKLRSVLKVPDYPIYPIGPLRRTVEIAERDEVIQWLDKQNLESVVFVSFGSGGTLSSQQMTELAWGLELSQQKFVWVVRPPSDGDADSAYLNSGGNDTRTALEYLPEGFITRTKDMGLVVPMWAKQVEILSHSSVGGFLSHCGWNSTIESLTNGVPMIAWPLHAEQRMNATMLAEELGVAIRPAVLPTKKVVWREEIQGMMRILMQTKEGKCIREKAKKLKMSAKNALSEGGSSYNSICGLVKNICTR, from the exons ATGGATAGCTCAAAACTTCATGTTGCTATACTCTCAAGCCCTGGCATGGGCCATTTAATTCCGGTTCTTGTCTTAGGCAATCGATTAGCCACTCACCATAATATCAAAATTACTATTCTTGCTATCACAACTAGCTCTTCATTAACAGAAACCCAATTTCTCAAGAAATCCCATGAGAAAGAAACTATAGAAATAATTCCCATTCCTTCGGTCGATATTTCACACCTAATAGACTCCAGCACTAAACTTTTCACTCGATTTAGAATATTGGTCCGTGAAGCATTGCCTGAAATCCGTTCTGTCATTGCTTCCATGACTCATCGTCCAAATGCTCTCATAGTCGACATTTTTTGCACACAAATATTGCCTATAGCCGAAGAGTTTAACATTCCTAAGTACGCGTACCATCCTACTACTTCATGGACATTGGCGTTATTTATATACTGCCAAGTTTTTGACAAAGAAATTGAGGGCGAATATGTTGATCTTAAAGAACCTTTGAAAATTCCGGGTTGCAAAGCATTGCGACCCGAAGACGTGGTGGATCCTATGTTGGACCGGAGGAATCAACAGTATGAAGAGTACGTTAAGCTCGGAGTGGAATATACGCATTTTGATGGAGTCTTGATTAATACTTGGGAAGATTTAGAGCCTGAGACTATCAAAGCACTTAGAAATAATGACAAGTTGAGATCAGTTCTTAAAGTGCCAGATTATCCCATCTACCCAATTGGTCCCTTGAGGAGAACAGTTGAAATAGCTGAACGTGACGAG GTGATCCAATGGTTAGACAAGCAGAATCTTGAGTCAGTTGTATTTGTATCATTTGGGAGTGGTGGAACACTTTCGTCTCAACAAATGACTGAGCTTGCTTGGGGTTTGGAATTAAGTCAACAAAAATTTGTTTGGGTGGTACGTCCACCATCCGATGGTGATGCAGATAGTGCATATCTGAACTCTGGAGGAAATGATACACGTACGGCGTTGGAATATTTGCCGGAAGGGTTTATAACTAGGACTAAAGATATGGGCCTGGTAGTGCCTATGTGGGCCAAACAAGTTGAAATTTTGAGTCATTCATCAGTGGGTGGTTTTTTGTCACATTGTGGATGGAACTCAACGATTGAGAGCTTGACGAATGGCGTTCCCATGATTGCATGGCCATTACATGCAGAACAAAGAATGAATGCCACCATGTTGGCAGAGGAGCTTGGGGTGGCGATTCGACCGGCAGTTTTGCCAACAAAAAAGGTGGTTTGGAGAGAGGAGATTCAAGGAATGATGAGAATTTTGATGCAGACAAAAGAAGGGAAGTGTATAAGGGAAAAAGCTAAAAAACTAAAGATGAGCGCGAAAAATGCACTAAGTGAAGGAGGTTCGTCTTACAACTCAATTTGTGGGCTTGTGAAGAATATTTGTACCAGATAG